From Lactobacillus sp. PV012:
GACGGTTGCACACAAGAGATTGTCTCTTATACTCTAAGTCGTCATCCTGTTTTAAAGCAAGTAATGGATATGTTAAAGCTGGCCTATAAAAAGTATCCGGCCCTTAATGGTTTAGTATTTCATACTGATCAAGGCTGGCAATATCAACATCCTCTCTTTCAATCATGGCTTAAAAATCATGGCATAACCCAAAGTATGTCACGTAAAGGTAATTCTTTAGATGATGGCATGATGGAGGGTTTCTTTGGCATACTTAAAAGAGAAATGTTTTATGGATTCGAAAATAATTTTAGTAATTTAGATGAGTTAGAAGAAGCCATCAAAGAATATATTGAATATTACAATACTAAACGAATTAAAACTGTACTAAAAAATCGCACACCGATTGAATATCGGAATGCGATTATGAATCAAAGCTAATTAATAATATGTCCTAATTTTAGGGTTCATATCATTTTGCAGGAATCGTGTATTTAATTTCCTTCGTTTAAATGGATAGAATTATACATATTTCCCCATTTTTCCATTTCGAGAATAATTGGATTGAGAGTTTTGCCAAAATTTGTTAGTTTATATTCTGTTTTAGGAGGTATTACTGGATATATCTTTTTTTCAATAATTTTATCTTTCTCTAAATCATTTAATTGAAGTGATAGCATTCTTCTTGAACAATCCGGTATCTTTTTTTGTAATTCACTAAATCTACATGTTCCATTCTTTATAAGATGATATAAAATTACACTTTTCCACTTACCGGAAATTATCTGTAGGGTACTTTCGATGGGACAACCGTTACTACAATTAAAAATATGTCTTTGCATTGTAATTCTTCTCTTTCATGATATTGTTGTTTTTATTTTACACCTAGGGGGAAATAATTGTTACATAGAAAAATTAAATTCCCTTCTTGTTTGCCTTTGGTAATTTGTTTACTATGTGTAAAGAAATAGAAAAGAGGAGTTAATTATGAAAGCAATTGGTTTTAAAGAACATTTAGATATTGCCAATCCTAAAAGTTTGTTTGAGTTTGAGGAAAAAATACCAGTACCCAAAGATCATGATTTATTGGTAAAAGTTGCCGCTGTGTCGGTGAATCCTGTTGATGTTGGAGTGCGACGTAATGGACTAGGTAAATTAAAGACCCCACGAGTTATTGGATGGGATGCTTGTGGAATTGTTAAAAAAACTGGTAGTAAAGTATCCTTATTCAAGCCAGGTGACAGGGCATTTTATGCTGGATCTTTTAAACGTGCAGGAAGCAATAGTGAATATCAATTAGTTGATGAACGAATTGTTGGTTATGCACCAAAATCGTTGAATGATAGTGAGGCGGCAGCTATGCCGTTGACTTCATTAACAGCATATGAAGCTTTATTTGAACAATTAGCATTGTCTGATGAACAAAAATATAATGGCAAAACTATTCTTATTATTAATGGCGCAGGTGGTGTTGGCTCGGTTGCTACTCAATTAGCTGCTAATGTAGGTTTAACTGTTATTGCAACTGCTTCACGAAATGAAAGTATTAACTGGGTTAAAGAACATGGAGCAACATATGTAGTAAATCATCGAAAAAATTTAGTGGATGAGGTTAGAAAACTTGGCTATAAATATGTAGATTATATCTTGGAACTAAATGATTTAGATAATCATTGGAAAGAAATGTGTGAATTAATTAAGCCGGAAGGAGCAATTGTTTCAACAACAGAGAATAAGCGTCCAGTTAATTTACGACTTTTAACTACAAAAAAGGCAACATTTTCTTGGGAATGGATGTATACCAAATCATACTACCATACAGCAGATATGGACACTCAACATAAAATTTTAAATAAAATATCTAATATGATTGATGAAAGAAAGCTGAAATGCACATTAACACAAGTGCTATCACCATTAAATGCAGCTAATCTTAGGACAGCACATGCCTTAGTAGAGAATGGGCATATGATTGGAAAAGTTGTTCTGTGGAAATGGGAGAATTAAATTTATGAGTGAAAATAATAGGTATTATCGTCGTTATGTAGAAGATGTTTCATCTGGTTATATTCCTCTTCAAGCGGGGTTAATTAAAAAGGCTATTTTAGATAGCTTTCTTGAATTAGATTATAGACTTACTAGTCAAATTGTAAAGAATAAAAAATTTACAGATCAGACTTTTTTTAAGATACTTCTTATATTCCTGTATTTAGTAAAATGTTTTTAAATTTTGAAAAACGTTTAATTAAACAATTTAATCATATACAAGAACTGTATAAGGATGAATCTACTTCTAAGGTGATATCTGACATAATAAAATTTTTAGAAGCATTGGATATGGTTGAAGATACTCAAAAAATAGTATGGAGCTATTTGGATTTATTAGACAATATTAATAATGTGGTTCCTTTTTTATCACCTAATAAGTTGGGTTATGCTAATTTTATTAATAAAGAGAATGGGCTTTTATTGGTTATTGATTTGAAAAGACTCCAGCAAAATAATCATTCTATTTCGGATTATGATAAGTTAGATATTCCGAAGTTTATTAATGTAGCAAGTCTATTAGATATGAAAATTAGACACGAGAATAGAAACTCAACATTACAAGAATATCTAACTCGCCAAATTGCCTTTGAAATGATTAATATTCGTGGATATAGTGAGGCACCAATTGTACCTTGGGGTAATAGTGGATTTAGAAAAATCCAAACTCAGGCTTCAATTACAGATCCAGGATTAGGTCATTTGACAGGAACTATTCGTAAGATGGAATATATAAATGGTACTAATGTTCATATTGAATATCTTGAACGTGGAAAAGAAAATAATCGAGAGCTAGTAGAGCCTTATAGACTCCCCGATTTAGCTACAATTGGTAAGGTCAAAATGAGCGTCGGCAGAGATACCTCTGTATCATCATATGTGGGGAGACCGATGTTTGAAGATAGATTTGATAATTCATTTATCAAATCTGTTCATACAACGATTGCGGTATGTTCTGCAATTTTTATGAATGGTCTTTCAGAGTGCAAGGTAGCTATTGAAAAAATGACAGTTACTCAAGCAATAAAGTTTATGCGTGCTGTCTCTGCAAATGTGGTTCGTGATGAAAATCTTCAAGTACTTGCAGCTGCTTTTTGTATTAATTACCCGCTTATAGATGATCGAAATGAAACACTTAGAAAAAATAATGGAAAACCGAGAAGAATTACTGATCGAATGGAGATCGCTAAGTTAGGTATTGAGATTACTAAAGCGGGTAATTTTGATAAAGTTACATTTGATGGGACAGCAAATTGGTACCCGAGTGATCCGATAATGGAACAACTTGGATATAAAAGAGCTTTGGAGTTAGTGCACAAATCTCATGAAGTAGGTCTATTAACTTACTTTTCAGCAGGTTTTAGATTTAAACATCTAATGGAGATTGTTCAAACAGGAACAGATGGAATTGGTCTAGGGGGAGCGCAAATTTTACGATTTATGGATTCTAAAAATGGATACCATGGTCCATTTAAAGAAGAAAATATTAAAAAAATTCTTACAATTAATCAATCTGCTGCTAGAAGTATTATTGGGAGAGGAGCCATTCTTCTTAGCAGACTCGATCGTATGTATTTTGAAAAGTCATTGCCAGAATGGGTAGAAGAGCAAAGAAAGAAACTCTATAAAGCGTTATTAATCAGGGATGAAGAAAGCGTAAGTTATATTTTAAAAGTACTTCAAGAAATAGTAGAATTACCTTGTGATTATGTACACCCCCTAGTAGCTTGGGCACAGCGAATTATTTCGAATAAAAATGATGCCATAGTATTTTCAAATATGAATAAGAAGGAAAAAGAATATTATATTAGTCGGCTTAAAAGATATGTTAATTGTCATGACTATACTGCACTTAATACCGTCTTAAAAGAACTTATTTCTAAGTAATAATTTACGGTTAAGTATTATTGATTGTCTTAATTGTATTTTATAAACAATAGTTTTAATAGATTATTTTATTAAATTTAGATACTCATTAGAGAAAAACTATTTTAGGTTAGTCAAAAAATACCCCATAGTTGTTAGACTTATAGCTACAATATGGGGTATTTTCGAATTATGCTTTTTCAATCTCTACATTTGACTATATGAGAAAACAGTATTAGTTAAGTCAATAGTGTAGGTTTCTTCTTCAAGAGGACGCTTAGTCATAGCTTGGTCAGTAGAGTAGATGATTAAACCTAGGCAAGATCCAACTGGAACGCGATAAAAGGTAGGTTGTAAGAAAAATTCAAGATCGTAGAATTTTTCAGGAATCACTTTTTGCGCCTTCTTCATATCTGCGTAGTTTTGGATATTCATATGACCTTTGGTGATTAGTTTAGCTTCAGTAAATTTATCAGGAACATATTCTCTTAGTATATCAGTGCCAAAGCGATAACCTAACTCTTGAATTTGGTCATTAAAGAGCTTTGGAACTCGTGTTAGGCGCTTGCGTTTTCCTAATTCAACTAAAGCAACCGAAATTTGGCCTTTAGGTAGTGAGGAACTAACTCTTATTTTAATTTTGGGACGACCGACAACAGTAATTGGGTTGATAAACTCTTCGGTAATAAAACGAAGTTGTTGGTCTGCCCACCGTTCTTTGCCAGAAATAAATTCATATTCCCAATCTTTTTCAGAGATTTTGGCTTCTTTAAATACTTTTCCTCCTACATCAGTAAATGAGACTTTTTCGTCATCTGCACTACTAATCTTTAATAATTCTCCTTCAGCGTTAGGGTAGTAAAGTTCTTGAGTCCCTAATGAATTATTCCATTTTGGCTCTTCATGCCAGATATCAGGTTGGAGATTATCTTGAATCATCACTGTTTCCCATTGCTTATAAGCGTTATTATTAACTTTAAGTAATTCATGACAAAACCATAAATTCATCATTTCAGAAAAGTCGATGGATAATAAATTATTCATGTTATAGTGAGGACCTTGGTGGAGGAAAAGTTTGTGGGCAATAGGAAGCTTAGCAATTTTTTGCCAAAGTTTGTAAACATTTTTAGGCTTTACATTCCAATCGTTAAGTCCATGGACAGAAATCCAAGAGCATTTAACATTATTTAAGTGGTGGCGATAATTTCGCACTTCCCAGAAATCTGAATATTGACCGGTTTCTCGATCAGCTTTTTTAAGGAGCTTTTTCTGCATTTCGTCAAATTTAGGCTTTATTTTTAAATAGTTACCAGCATCCCATAAATTAGATTGGCAAGTTTCGGCCAGCATATCGAGATCTTCCCCTTGGCAAGCTTCTGGCGCAACTACCAAACCATGTTCTCGATAGTAGTCATACCAAGAAGAAATAGCTGCTTCTGAAACAACAGTTTTAAGTCCAGCAACTCCAGTAGTAGCCACGGCAATTTGAAGTGTGCCTAAATAAGAACGTCCAGTCATTCCAATATTACCATTACACCAAGAAGCTTTAGTTTGGTGAGTGCGATTGCGGTCAGTATAAGCAATTCGATCACCATGTAGCCATTCAATAATTTCTTTAGCAGCAATTGTTTCTTCAGGAGCACCTGTAATTCGCAAACCATCACTACCACGAGTACCAATGGCACCAGCATAAACATTAGCAAATCCACGAGCTAGTAAGTATTCGTTAAGACTATAAGCGCCTTTGTGAACAGCAAGTTCACTACTTGCATGATTTTCATTACCTGGTAAAGATGCTTTAACTTTAGGAAGGGCTTCATAGTTTGGATAATCACTAGTAGTGGCATCCTCTAGATTCACATCTACATTATGATTCCGGTTAGCATTGTCAATGATTCCGCCAAAGTAGGGATCAGCTGTATAGAGTGCAGGAATTTTGAAAGTATTGCTTTCGATTGGACGAAAGATTGTAACTTGAAGAAGATCACTTTTTCCATCTTCGTCAGTGTCTAAATCACTTTCTACGTAAACTACTTCTCGAATAACTTTACTGGTGTCAAAAACTGGCAAAGCTTTTCCATTAAAGTACATGAATTTAGTAACAGGATAAAATTGGGTAAAGTAGCCTTTACCGGCTAAGTTATCAATTAAAGTTTGTCCATTTTTTGCGCGAGTATTTAGTAGTCGATAGAAAACGTTGATTAATTCATCTTTGTCAATTATTTCCTTCTCTGTAAAAGGAAGAGCATTACGTTTCATACGATCTAAAGGATCAGTTAGAGAAAAGTCATAACCAACATGATAATTTAATAATTGTAGGGCAACATTATAGAATTCCTTACGGGAGATGTTGGTAGGATTTTTAGAAATAAAATCGGCTAAAGTTTCGGTTTCACTTACTGCATATTCGTTTAATTTAGCTTCTTTGGCTTGAGAAGTTGTTGCTTGTGCAAAACAATTTTCAAAGAGATTTTTTAATAAACTAGCAAAACTCTCTTTTTCCCAATCCACCTTTAAAAACTTGATGTTAAGTAATTCATTAATTTTAGTTTGGTAGTCAGTTTTAAGATAAGCATATTGATTGTACTTCATAAAAGCCTCCGAAATTAAATAATTATAACTTTATTGTACTAGTTATTTGAGGAAAAGAGATAAAATTTTGCCCAATGATTAAAACTAACTTGTAAAGTAGCAATGATAGATTAAAAAGGTTATAATAATTAATTAAGAATATAATATAGAGAGGATAATTTTATGGCACAAGTCCAACGCTTATACGAATTATTTAAGCCAGAACACTATGACGTTTATTTAGATATTAATCGGCAAGAAAAAGTTTTTTCTGGTAAAGTTACAGTTAGTGGAGAAGCTGTAGAAGATAAAATTAAACTAAATCAAAAATTCTTGGAAATCACAAAAGTTAGTGTTGATGGACAAGAAGTAGACTTCAAGGTTGATAATGACGAACAAGTTATTAATATCAATGCCGGTAAAACTGGCAATATAACAGTTGAAGTTGAATTTGCAGGTCCGCTAACAGATACAATGATGGGAATTTATCCTTCTTACTATGAAGTTGATGGAGTTAAAAAGCAATTAATTGGTACCCAATTTGAAACAACTTTTGCTCGCCAAGCTTTTCCTTGTGTCGATGAACCAGCTGCTAAGGCAACTTTTAGTTTGGCAATTAAGTTTGATGAAAAACCAGGTGAAACTATAATTTCTAATCAACCAGAAGAAAAAGTGGTTGATGGAGTGCACTACTTTAAAGAAACTTTACGGATGTCAACTTACTTAGTAGCCTTTGTTTTTGGAGAAATGCAAAGTAAATTGACGAAGACTAATTCTGGAGTTGAAATCGGTGTTTTTGCTACAAAAGCTCATCAACCAAAAGAATTAGACTTTGCTTTAGATATTGCAAAACGTTCTATTGAATTTTATGAAGACTATTATGAAACTCCATATCCACTAGAACATTCTTATCAAGTAGCACTTCCTGACTTTTCAGCAGGAGCAATGGAAAATTGGGGTTGTGTAACTTATCGTGAAGCTTATCTTTTAGTAGATCCTGACAATACTGCCTTAGATCAAAAGCAATTGATTGCCACAGTAATTGCCCATGAATTAGCTCACCAATGGTTTGGTGATTTGGTAACAATGCAATGGTGGGATAACTTATGGCTAAACGAAAGTTTTGCAAACATGATGGAATATGTAGCAATTAATGCTTTAGAACCAGATTGGAAGATTTGGGAAATGTTCCAAACAAGTGAAGTACCTCTTGCATTACAAAGGGATGCAACTGATGGGGTCCAATCTGTACATGTAATGGTTAATGATCCTGCAGAAATTGATGCTTTGTTTGATGGAGCAATTGTCTATGCTAAAGGTTCTAGAATGTTAGTAATGGTAAGAGCCTTATTAGGTGATGATGCTTTAAGAGCAGGTCTGAAGAAGTATTTTGCTGCTCATAAGTTTGGCAATGCTACTGGGGATGACTTGTGGAAGGCATTAGGCGAAGCTTCTGGATTAGATATTGGAGAAATCATGCATTCTTGGCTTGAACAACCAGGATATCCTGTTGTCAATGTTAAAGTTGAAAATGGTGATTTGGTTTTATCACAAAAGCAATTTTTCATTGGAGAAGGAAAAGAAGTAGGAAGAACTTGGCAAATTCCGCTAGAATCTAATTATCAAGCAGCTCCGCAAATTATGAAAGATGCTGAAGTAAATCTTGGCAATTATGAAGCTTTACGTCAAGCAGCAGGTAAGGCATTTAGACTAAATGTTGGTAATAATTCTGACTTTATCGTTAAATATGATGCAGAATTACTACAAGATATTTTAGCTAGTGTTGAAGATTTGACTGCTACTGATAAATTGCAATTGCTACAAGATTTTCGCTTATTAGCAGAAGCAGGACAAATGTCCTGGGCAGAAATTATTCCACTATTACCTAAATTTGCTAACTCAACTTCTTCAATTGTTAATGATGCTTTATATCGTCTCTTAGCTTACTTACGTAATTTTGTTGAACCAAATTCTCCAGAAGATAAGAAATTACGTGAATTTTATAATATGCTATCTGAGGATCAAGTTAAGCGTTTAGGCTTTTTACCAAGAGAAGATGAGTCAATTGATGATACATTGACACGTCCATATGTAATTGCAGCTTCTTTATATGGTAAAAATGATACTACAATTGCTACCTTGCATAGAATTTATAATGAAAATGAGGATCAATTAGATGCAATTAATGCAGATATCCGTGCTTTAGTTTTAGATAATGAAGTCCACAACTTTGGTAGTATGAGTTTGCATGATAAATTAATGCATGAATATGAAACTACAAGTGATCCTAGTTTTAAAAATGATTTAACTAAGGCAATTACTGATACTGCACAGCCAGATATTATCGACGCCATTGTTGATGTCTTTAAAGAAGCAGATGTTGTAAAACCACAAGATTTACGTGCTTGGTATCGTGGAGTTTTGGCAAATCCTTATGGTCAAAGACAAGCCTGGAATTGGATGCGTTATAGTTGGGATTGGCTCGAAAAAACTGTTGGGGGAGATATGGAATTTGCTACTTTTGTAACAGTTACAGCTAATGTTTTCCATACTCCAGAATATTTAGCACAATTTAAGGAATTCTTTGAACCAAAATTGAATACTCCAGGTTTAACTAGAGAAATTGAAATGGATATTCGTGTAATTGAAACTAAGGTTAACTTGGTTGAAAAAGAAAAGGATGCTGTGGTGGCTGCCTTAAATAAAATTGTCGATTAAGTTAATAAAATAGCATTGATGGTTAAAGTCAATGCTATTTATTTAGCTAAAAAGTCAGCTGAATAAGCTTTTAGAGCCTTTTATTTGCTTTTTAAAGTAAATGCCACTATCTTTAAAGGTAAGTAGATTATAAATATTTATCTTGCAAGTTATTATCTAAATATCTATTTAACAATTTAATTTCACGTTTATAGATAATGGAGGTATTAACATTATGTCCTTAACAAAAGACCAAAAAGCAATTGTTGCTAAGGCTAGTCGAAAAGACGAAAATGGTTGGCACTATATTACTGTCCAAGGAAAACCTTATGAAATAGGATTCCAACATGGCTATTTATTAACTGATGAGTATAAAGATGCAATCAGAGTGTATGACCGCATGACACTTGAATTTTATGGAATGGATTACTCTTTCTTTGTTAAAGAAGCTGTGAAATTACATAAGGATAAGATTCCTGAAGAATACTTAGAAGAAATGCAAGGGATGGCTGATGGCTTTACAGCTGGTGGATATGAAACTAGTTTAGATGACATTATTGGTTGGAATGCTTGGATGGAGTTAACAGGCTATTGGTGGCCACAAGTTGCTGCTAACTATTCTAATAATCCTCCAAAAGGCCCAAGATCTTCCCACTGTTCAGGTTTTGTAGCTACGGGATCTGCTACTACAGATGGAAAACCAGTCATTGCCCATGAAAGTTTTGATGATTTTTGGAGTGGTCAATACTTTAATGTTTGTGAATTAGTGAAACCAGAAAAGGGTCACTCTTTTAAGATGCAAACTGTTCCAGGTTATATTGACTCAATGACTGATTTTTATGTAACTGATGCCGGCTTAGGAATTACTGAAACTACAATTGCTGGATTTGTAGGATATGATGTTAATGGAATTCCAGAATATGTCCGTGCCCGTAAAGCAACGCAATATGCTGATAACATTGATGAATGGATTGAGATTGCTAATAAGGGTAATAATGGTGGATATGCAAATATTTGGTTATTAGCAGATACTAAAAATAATGAAATTGCTCGTTATGAACAAGGCTTAAAGTATCAAGAATTATTACGAACAAAAGATGGTTACTTCTATGGCTGTAATGCCTGTCACAACCCAAGAATTCGTAATTTAGAGTGTGTAGACAATGGTTACAATGATACTCGCCAGCAAACAGGTGCTCGTAGAACACGATTTGAACAATTATTACCAGAAGTGAGTGGTAAAATTGATACTGCTATGGCAAAGAAAATTTTAGCTGATAAGTATGATCCATACCTTGGCTACCAAAATCCTTCCTCAAGAAATATTTGTGCTCACTATGATGTTGATCCACAATATTATGCTGACGATCCACATGCAGTTTGGAATGTTCCATTTTACCCAGCAGGTTCTTGCGATGGTAAATGTGCTGATGCTAATGATATCGATAACTTAAATATGTGGGGAATCTTTGGTCGTGCTGATGGTGAACCATTTGATGCTGATGAATTTATTAAGCAACACCCAGAATGGAAATGGCAACAAGGATACCTTTACAGTAGACCAAGTCAACCTTGGACTTTGTTTAACTAAATAATAAATTCCACAAAACAAAGAGATAATTCATATGCTGATATGAATTATCTCTTTATTTTGTTATTCTGTAATAAATTTTCCTACACTGTCAAATGGTAAACGTAAGGTAGGTAAAGAATTTAAAGTTGAATTTTTTTCTTTAGCACGGTGGCCTAGAGCGATTACCATTCCGACTGCTTCAGAGTCAGGAATTTTAAGATACTTATGAACGATTTCTGGATAGTGAG
This genomic window contains:
- a CDS encoding C45 family autoproteolytic acyltransferase/hydolase, producing the protein MSLTKDQKAIVAKASRKDENGWHYITVQGKPYEIGFQHGYLLTDEYKDAIRVYDRMTLEFYGMDYSFFVKEAVKLHKDKIPEEYLEEMQGMADGFTAGGYETSLDDIIGWNAWMELTGYWWPQVAANYSNNPPKGPRSSHCSGFVATGSATTDGKPVIAHESFDDFWSGQYFNVCELVKPEKGHSFKMQTVPGYIDSMTDFYVTDAGLGITETTIAGFVGYDVNGIPEYVRARKATQYADNIDEWIEIANKGNNGGYANIWLLADTKNNEIARYEQGLKYQELLRTKDGYFYGCNACHNPRIRNLECVDNGYNDTRQQTGARRTRFEQLLPEVSGKIDTAMAKKILADKYDPYLGYQNPSSRNICAHYDVDPQYYADDPHAVWNVPFYPAGSCDGKCADANDIDNLNMWGIFGRADGEPFDADEFIKQHPEWKWQQGYLYSRPSQPWTLFN
- a CDS encoding zinc-binding alcohol dehydrogenase family protein, whose protein sequence is MKAIGFKEHLDIANPKSLFEFEEKIPVPKDHDLLVKVAAVSVNPVDVGVRRNGLGKLKTPRVIGWDACGIVKKTGSKVSLFKPGDRAFYAGSFKRAGSNSEYQLVDERIVGYAPKSLNDSEAAAMPLTSLTAYEALFEQLALSDEQKYNGKTILIINGAGGVGSVATQLAANVGLTVIATASRNESINWVKEHGATYVVNHRKNLVDEVRKLGYKYVDYILELNDLDNHWKEMCELIKPEGAIVSTTENKRPVNLRLLTTKKATFSWEWMYTKSYYHTADMDTQHKILNKISNMIDERKLKCTLTQVLSPLNAANLRTAHALVENGHMIGKVVLWKWEN
- a CDS encoding M1 family metallopeptidase → MAQVQRLYELFKPEHYDVYLDINRQEKVFSGKVTVSGEAVEDKIKLNQKFLEITKVSVDGQEVDFKVDNDEQVININAGKTGNITVEVEFAGPLTDTMMGIYPSYYEVDGVKKQLIGTQFETTFARQAFPCVDEPAAKATFSLAIKFDEKPGETIISNQPEEKVVDGVHYFKETLRMSTYLVAFVFGEMQSKLTKTNSGVEIGVFATKAHQPKELDFALDIAKRSIEFYEDYYETPYPLEHSYQVALPDFSAGAMENWGCVTYREAYLLVDPDNTALDQKQLIATVIAHELAHQWFGDLVTMQWWDNLWLNESFANMMEYVAINALEPDWKIWEMFQTSEVPLALQRDATDGVQSVHVMVNDPAEIDALFDGAIVYAKGSRMLVMVRALLGDDALRAGLKKYFAAHKFGNATGDDLWKALGEASGLDIGEIMHSWLEQPGYPVVNVKVENGDLVLSQKQFFIGEGKEVGRTWQIPLESNYQAAPQIMKDAEVNLGNYEALRQAAGKAFRLNVGNNSDFIVKYDAELLQDILASVEDLTATDKLQLLQDFRLLAEAGQMSWAEIIPLLPKFANSTSSIVNDALYRLLAYLRNFVEPNSPEDKKLREFYNMLSEDQVKRLGFLPREDESIDDTLTRPYVIAASLYGKNDTTIATLHRIYNENEDQLDAINADIRALVLDNEVHNFGSMSLHDKLMHEYETTSDPSFKNDLTKAITDTAQPDIIDAIVDVFKEADVVKPQDLRAWYRGVLANPYGQRQAWNWMRYSWDWLEKTVGGDMEFATFVTVTANVFHTPEYLAQFKEFFEPKLNTPGLTREIEMDIRVIETKVNLVEKEKDAVVAALNKIVD
- a CDS encoding Xaa-Pro dipeptidyl-peptidase, with translation MKYNQYAYLKTDYQTKINELLNIKFLKVDWEKESFASLLKNLFENCFAQATTSQAKEAKLNEYAVSETETLADFISKNPTNISRKEFYNVALQLLNYHVGYDFSLTDPLDRMKRNALPFTEKEIIDKDELINVFYRLLNTRAKNGQTLIDNLAGKGYFTQFYPVTKFMYFNGKALPVFDTSKVIREVVYVESDLDTDEDGKSDLLQVTIFRPIESNTFKIPALYTADPYFGGIIDNANRNHNVDVNLEDATTSDYPNYEALPKVKASLPGNENHASSELAVHKGAYSLNEYLLARGFANVYAGAIGTRGSDGLRITGAPEETIAAKEIIEWLHGDRIAYTDRNRTHQTKASWCNGNIGMTGRSYLGTLQIAVATTGVAGLKTVVSEAAISSWYDYYREHGLVVAPEACQGEDLDMLAETCQSNLWDAGNYLKIKPKFDEMQKKLLKKADRETGQYSDFWEVRNYRHHLNNVKCSWISVHGLNDWNVKPKNVYKLWQKIAKLPIAHKLFLHQGPHYNMNNLLSIDFSEMMNLWFCHELLKVNNNAYKQWETVMIQDNLQPDIWHEEPKWNNSLGTQELYYPNAEGELLKISSADDEKVSFTDVGGKVFKEAKISEKDWEYEFISGKERWADQQLRFITEEFINPITVVGRPKIKIRVSSSLPKGQISVALVELGKRKRLTRVPKLFNDQIQELGYRFGTDILREYVPDKFTEAKLITKGHMNIQNYADMKKAQKVIPEKFYDLEFFLQPTFYRVPVGSCLGLIIYSTDQAMTKRPLEEETYTIDLTNTVFSYSQM
- a CDS encoding winged helix-turn-helix transcriptional regulator, with the protein product MQRHIFNCSNGCPIESTLQIISGKWKSVILYHLIKNGTCRFSELQKKIPDCSRRMLSLQLNDLEKDKIIEKKIYPVIPPKTEYKLTNFGKTLNPIILEMEKWGNMYNSIHLNEGN